The window CTAattcacaaggccctgggttcaattcccaacattacaaaaaaagaaaaaaaagcaaataaagtaaacatgagatctgacgccctcttctggtgcatctgaagacagctacagtgtacctagatataataagaaataaatctttaggctggatAGAGCAAGCGGGGTCGACCATAGCGAGCAGTGGTCCTGAATTcaaaattcccagcaactacataatggctcacaaccatcagtacagctacagtgtactcatatacataaaattaaaacaaaaaaaaacaaaagaagaagaagaagaagaagaagaagaagaagaagaagaagaagaagaagaagaagaagaagaagaagaagaagaagaagatgataatgtgctgggcagtgatgaCATACACCTTCAGCACTTGGAAGcggaagcaggcaaatctctgagttcaagaccagcctggtctacacaatgagttccaggatagccagggctacatagtaagaccctgtctcaaaacacaaaaagaaagaaagaaagaaagaaagaaagaaagaaagaaaaaaagaaagaaagaaagaaagaaagaaagaaagaaagaaagaaagagaaagagagaaagaaagagggagggagggaggggaagggagggaaagggagagaagggaagggaaagaaagaaagaaaagaagaaggaagaaagaaatagaggaagaaagaaaggaaggaaggaaggaagggagagagagagagagaaagagggagggaggggaagggaagggaagaaggaaagaaagaaggaaaggaagaaggaagaaagaaagaaagaaagaaagatagaaagagggaagaaggagactAACACTATGTGCTCACTGTAATCAGAACAGCAAGTAGTTTTTAATGGAATTAAGGACAATATTTACTGACCAGTCAGACCCTGTACAATTGGAGGGAGGGAGTAATAATTCAAAACTCTGTTAGAAATGGATAAAGAgtgtctggggagatggctcagacagagattaagagcatttgctgctcttgcagaagacacaggTCCTGTTCCCAGTGGCCACAGGgtggctccagttccaggggatctggtataCTCCTCAGGCCTCCAGGGGCAAACACACATGTAGTGTACTTACACAGACATGCAATGTCTCATAAATCACTCATACATGTTAGATAAGGAaataaacagatctttaaaataaagaaatggacaAAGTGGTCAGAATAAGATCAGTAATTatcaggaaagaaaatgtaaaaagtataATAAAGGACTAGCACAGACTAGAAGAACTCCTGAAAAACTTGCATTAATAAAGTGTTATTTTAACTGCAGATTGAGAAAATCCACCATCACATCAATGTTACCACACAGAGCACCATTGCAGAAGTTGTTAACGCAAAGGCAGAAATGAGCATGTGCGGTAGGGGCTGAGGGAAGGAGTGAGCTTACTGTCCGTGCGGGTACCAGCGATGCTTTGTGGTGAAGAACACCTTGCTCAGTTGTTCTATCATGGGCCCCTGCTCCAGAGGCTTGCGCTTTCCTTCTAACTTGGTTCTCAGTATCTGCTCATGTGTTTCCTCATTACGCAAAAGATCTGGTTGAGGGATGGGctataaaataagcaaattacAAATGATGAAGTGTAGAAACATAAGCCGAGAACTGACCAGCTTTGTGATGATCATCGACCACCCTCAGAAATTCACCCCACTAATGTACAATGGGTAAGTTACCAGAGCACCTTCAGGTAGCTGTATTATTCAAAGTCAGAAAGACGCATCTACCCACAAaaaatttttggtttattttccaATAACAAAAGCTCTTACTCAATTATTTTACCTCATTGATAAGgtacttgttatttttgtttctatttctatatacACTGGGCccatataacttttttttaacttgcaaTGTGGCAGTTTACCTTACATATTATTaagaaaagaacaatgaaaatatatataacagACCCCTGTGGGGGTTAAGTAAGAATGGCCaacataggctcatatatttgaatgtttggttcccagttggaactgtttgggaaggattaggaggtgtgtcactggaggtgggctttgaggtttcaaaagcccatgccagaccAAGTCTCTCTTTCTGCTTGTAGATTAGATATAAATTCTAAGCTACTGCTCCAGTATCAGGCCTGCCTacttgctgccatgttccctgccatgaggGACTAaccctatgaaactgtaagcaagatcCCCACTAAATGATTTTCTTGGTCTTGGGTCCTGCGGCTAAACCCCTACTTCCCTTTCTTCAAAGTCAGGATTAACAGCTATCTCATAAGGGTTGATGTAGATGGTGGTGATGTAGTGTACTTGTTgtccctcaattttttttttttttttttggtttttcgagacagggtttctctgtgtagccctggctgttctggaactcactctgtagaccaggctggcctcgaactcagaaatccgcctgcctctgcctcccaagtgctgggattaaaagcatgcaccaccactgcccacctcctCAAATTCTTAAAGATTCCAATAGATGGTAGTTATTGACATTTCTCTTAAGCCGCCCCCCACAGGATACAAGTGCTAGAAGTGTAATTTAAAGAAGTACTCCTTAGACAATTAAAAATCTTAAAGACCGACTCTTCTATAAAGCTGAATATTAGTCCTTGTAAATGCTACCCCTTGAAAGGATCTAGCAAACATAGCATTAGAGCTGTGAAAGCTGTCTGAATCAAAATGTAGCCACAACAAGAACTATGTAAATCAAGCTGGGGGCTCTGAGAAGctctcacatacatatacctaaCAGCAAGAACTAACAGAGACTAATTTGAAACTATAACCCTGCAAAAGTCCACTGCAATCATACACCAAAGTTACACGCTGCCCAACAACTGCCTGGTTGGCCTAGAGCTACAGCCACCCTTGTTACTGATTCTGTGAGGAGGGACTGATGTTACAAACAGCTACTGTAATCCTCTTCAGCTGGCCTTCAGAATCATCCCCTTGTTCCAATGTACTGAGTACAGCAGCGTTCATTTCCTGTGTGTGGTGCTTGCAAATATACTGTATCTACCCCTGTTGCTACTTGGCTGACAGAACCTTAAATAAGAGTTTTCTCTTTTAGGTTTTAATATTTGTTGCAAACGGTCAAATGTTTTAAGGCAGGCATATTGGCACTCACCTGTGATTACAACactgggaaagctgaggcagaagactgTCATTAATTTGGGGACATTCTCTACTActgagtaagttctaggatagtctGGATAACTTAAAGAGATCCAGCCTGGGCTGGATCTTACCTCAAAAGACTTACCAatagtttgttgtttttcaagacagggtttctctgtatagccctggctgttctctaacatgctctgtagactagctcacagagatccacctgcctcagcttccagaataataggattaaagatgtatgccaccatagACTGGCTAGACTTCCccactttaattaaaaaaaaaaaaaattataaagaaagtatttgagactgaagagatggctcagaggttaagagcactgactgctcttccaaggtcctgagttcaattcccaataaccacacagtgacttgcaaccatctgtaatgggatctaatgccctcttctggtgtatctgaagacagcaagtgtactcatatacataaaataaataaatcttaaaaaaaataaaaataaaagaaggtatTTGGGGCTAGCAAGACGAGGgcagataaaagtgcttgctgaaaaagcccaatggcctgagtttgatccctggtacccacatgaagatagaaagagaaaactgtgtCTACAAGTTATCCTCTAGCCTCCATACTCATTCgatgtgtcttagtcactgttctactgctgtgaagagaccccatgacaCAACAGctcttatcaaagaaagcatttaattggagctggcttatagtttcagaggttttggcAGGAATCCTGGCAGCTTGCAGGCAatagctggagaaagagctgaaagttctatatcCAGACTCAAAGGcaacaagaagagaaagacagagactggCTTGGACTTtagaaacctcaaaacccacccccagtgacttcctccaacaaagagGCCACACCCCCTGATCCCTCTCAAGTAGCGCCACTCCCTAAAGGTAGAGTgttcaaatataggagcctatgggagccattatTTGGGTCTTTACAATGGTTCAGCAGGAAAGCACATTTGGCCCAGGCCTGAGAAACTGATTCAATTTCTAGGACCCATCTGGTGGCTGGAGataaccaactcctgaaagttatcctctaacttccacacagGGCATGTGCATGCACcaaagcatgtacacacacacacacacacacacacacacacacacacacacacactaatgaagGGACTCTTAAAAGTTGAAAAGATTATCAGAATCAACAGCACAAAAGCTATAAAATAGTACTCTAAAATATGAGTATTTCATGATATATGGTAGTAtcagatatataatatattttacaggtttattttgtgcatgagtgtgatTCTGGGGATTTAACCCAAAGCTTCAAAAATACTAGAttcacaaatctttaaaaaatttacattttaaacaatatcttgCTAAGATGTATTTGAAATCTTTCTGCTTCAAGCCAAGTGGTAGGGATTACAGATCTCTGCCACAAAGTCTAGTTTCCATCAAATTTCTTAGGTCAGAAAAATGATGTCCTAATTTCCCCTTAAATAGTTCCCTTGTATACTAAGAAACTTtttagaaaagaagataaaaactaagagtaaaaatcaaaacagttCACTAGAACTAAAAGCTAAAAGACCCAAAACAAATGAAGGCTATCCAGCAAGCCTCCTGAACGTACTTTGGTGTGTTCGTAGGGGATGTCCACAGAAGGGTGGTAGCACACTATTGTCCTGCCGTCGGATGTCAAAGCCAGGTCTACCTTGCTGAAAGGGAATGTTTTTGAAATACAATTAAACTCAAGGCAGcatgattacttttttttttgttggtttttttttgtttgtttgtttggtttttggtttttttcgagacaaggtttctctgtgtagccttggttatcctggaactcactctgtagaccaggctggcctcgaactcagaaatccgcctgcctctgcctcccaagtgctgggattgaaggcatgcaccgccaccaccacccggtacATGATTGCTTTTAggtctggttttgtttggttttgttttacaataaggtctcattctgtagcccagctagtcctagaactcactaagtagcccacAATGGCCTCCAAagtatggcaatcctcctgcctctacctccaaaatgACTGGCTAACAGACATACACCATCGTAACTAGCAGAATaacttttgttttaagacaggatttcatgtgtcccaggctggtttcaaacttactatgtagccaaggatgaccttaaactcttaATCCTCCTAACTCTTGTCTCCCATTAAGAATACAGGTATGCCCAGCTAGAATAATTACTCTTAATGAGGAAATTAATTAGGAACCACCCTGCATGCTATactgaaagcttttttttttttttggtttttcgagacagggtttctctgtatagtccaggctgtcctggaactcattctgtagatcaggctggcctcgaactcagaaatccacttgcctctgcctcccaagtgctgggattaaaggcgtgcaccaccgccgcCACCCGGCAAGAGTGCATCAGAAtctcatcagatctcattacggatgtttgtgagccaccatgtggttgctgggatttgaactcaggatcttcggaagagcagtcagtgctcttaaccgctgagccatctctgcagccagaAATAAACGTTTACAAACTgctaggggctggtgagaggactcagtgggtaagggtgcttgctgccaaggctaaCAACCAGAGTTTGAGCCCCAGGAGCCACACAGTGAAaagagttgtcctctaacctctaacATGCCATGGCccgcacatgctcacacacaaagaaatgtaatagaaaaaaatgtatttctggaAGGTTCCTAATTTCAGGTTGAGAAACTATACTGAATATACTTGTACGTTACAAGTAtacaattatttaaatttaaatagtaaaattaattaactaCAATTGCAAAAGGGGACATGTATTGCTTGATAGGAAAACCTAGTACCTATAACCATAGCAGAATATGTCAGCTTAACcaccataaaaaataaacagtaatgaGACCATAAATTGTATTTCATCTGCTTTAATTGGTCTCACTGATTTTACCACTGAATTCTAAACATAACTGTAATAACATTTCCACTatcaaattctatttatttatttgttagtttgtttgtttctgtcccAAAGAAGGCTTCTCTTTGTACCTCTGGCTAACCTGGACATCACAGGGCctcacctgctctgcctcctcagtgctgggaattaagtAAGTCCACCACCATGTCTAGCCCAAATGAGTAgttcaacattttttaaaagatttattgactgtattttatgtgtatgaatattttgcctacaCGTATGTACCTCACAGGTGTTCCTAGTGTCCTCTGAGATGAGAAGACAGTCCTTACAACTGGAGTTGTGAATGaatcatcatgtgggtgctgggtaagAGCAAAAGCAGCACACATTTTAGATCTCTGATCCAtctctcttttttgagacaaggtctcactagtAGCTCAGCTggatagtccaggctggctttggaccCATGATCCTCTCTTTTAGTTTTCCACGTGCTGGGATAATGACCGAAGCTGGCTTTAGGAAGTTTTGcataatataaaaacatggacatcagctgggcagtggtggctcacacctttaatcccagtacttgggaggcagaggcaagaggatttctgagttcaaggccagcctggtctacagagtgagttccaggacagccagggctacacaaagaaaccctgtctcgaaaacaaaacaaaacaaaaaaacaaaaaaccactgaCTTCACTCAATGTGTTCAGGTTGAAAAAGTAGATAATTTAGTCTAATTTCATCACTAGCTACTTAACTTAGTACTCATGAAATGTACAATTAAAACTAGTGtcgtggctggagaaatggctcagcggttaagagcactgactgctcttccagaggtcctgagttcaattcccagcaaggacatggtggctcacaaccatccttaatgagatatgatgccctcttctggtgtatctgaaaacagcaacagtgtactcacataaaataaataaaaatctttaaaaaacaaaacaaaacaaaacaaaactaaactagtgtcaaaaccaaaacaaacaaacaaaaagtatgggctagagagagagcttgttgctcttgcaaaggaccctagttcagttcccagcacccacatggtgactaacAAGGAAGTcaataactctagtttcaggagatctgacaccctcttctgactcccCAGACCTCAggaacacacacagtacacatacatacatgcatgcaaaattaCCCCCACAcataatacatttaaaagaaaatataaagagtgctgggcatggtagcacatatgTAAACACTAGGATAAATGGGAATCCAAGGCTAGACCCAGCTATGTAGAGATTTGAGTCTAGCTgggctggtttttttgttttgttttgtttttttgttttggcttttcgagggtttttttggtctgtttacttttttgtttacTAAAATTTGCAATAAAACCTACatgatttaagaaaatatattgtattttctgTACATCAACTCtgctgcaaaataaaaataaaaatgaacacattgCTTGCTCTTCTTAGTTCTTAGAATAGTGACTCTATTGTTGAATAATTACCAAACAAATGGTGTGAATTCAACAGTGTAATCTGGAATTATTCAGTGTCAAACAAAAGACAGATTAAGCAGATATAAGCCCTAATATAAAGCTATAAAAGCAAATTAACTTTTGCAAAAAGTTAAAGCctgcttcagaaagaaaaaaagcacatctATTATAACAGATGTGAGCATCCACTGCAACACAAAAGTAATCCTTTTTATCTAAAATGTGCACAATCCAGATACCACATAaataagacaattttaaaaacaaaattaaagatagaGTAAACAGAATagcaagcataaaattatttcagatcCAGCTAAGACAGCTATGTGAATTTTCATACATACCAATTGTAGTCATTGGGAAGAAAAGAATATGTAGATTTGTGACAAGTACTAGATAATGCTCCATCTGCAAAAAcccaaagtaaaataatttagtttGCCTGAGCACGAAGGTAAATCTACACATCAACCAGTagtcttctgttttctgttggtTTACAGAGACGGGAGGAGGGGATGAAGTTTAAGGtgaagggagatggggaagacaggaggcagatgaagggagggaCAGTCTATGTcttctctctaattttttttgttttgttttttgttttttgtttttttttttcgagacaaagtttctctgtgtagccttggttattctggaactcactctgtagaccaggctgacctcaaactcagaaatccgcctacctctgcctcccaagtgctgggattaaaggtgtgcgccaccactgcccggctaagtcTTCTCTCATATGCAAAtctacacataaatacatgtacaaatacatgaCACAAAAGCAAAGGGGGGCTGTTAAGTGGAGGGAAAAAGccagcaaaggggaggaggagcaaCGGGGTGAATGAGTTAGTTACAaggaaaataaatgcacaaaatgTCAATGGGGGGGGtgtgttttgggtttgttgtttggttggttcagGTTTGTTCTGtattggttggtttggttttgtaagacagggtttctctgtgtagctttggtcATTGTGGAACTAGCTCTGCAGACCAGGACAGCCTTAATCTCAGAGAGACCCACCTGCCCACATGAAGTTTTATGTGAAAAAGGGATGTTAACATTGGTGGCAAAGCAAAATCTGCAATTTAGGGAGAAAGTACAAAGAACATCAAGAAAAAGCCCTCCCATGTGAAGGAACATTCAAAACTCTTAGGCAATCAATATCAGGTATGAATTTTTatggttttagaaaaaaaaaaaaagcttatgaAACCATTTGGTCTCATGACTTACTTACTGACAAAAAAGGATGACCGAGAAGGCATGACTAAGGTCATGTGACAGAAGACTTTCTATAAAAGTGGCATTTGGTAGATTCcaacactgttttaaaaagtttagtgctggggggtggtggcgcacacctttgatcccagcacttgggaggcagatgcaggcagatttctgagttccgaggccagcctggtctacagagtgagttccaggacagccagggctatacagagaaaccctgtctcgaaaaaaaaaaaaaaaaaaaaaaaaaaaaaaaaaaaggagtttaaaGGTACCTATTTATTGCTTTGGGGAGGCAGGGTGTGAAAGCACCTAGCTGGGACAAGCAGGATTTtacattctatttctttatgaGCCAATAGGCTGACTATGAAGCATGCATTACTAGACTTTCAGGGAAAATGATCTTTAGAAGGGAAgcccatttatttgtttagtggCCATATCCACAAGGAAAGAACCTGAAATATTAACAATGTTTACCCTTTTTATTTAatggtttcctttttatttctaaattttgagaattattgaaaaaaaagttttgttttgttttgttttgtttttcgagacagggtttctctatatagctctggctgtcctggaactcactctggagactaggctggtcttgaactcagaaatccacctgcctctgcctcccaagtgctgggattaaaagcatgtgccaccactgcctggccaaaaaaaaaaaaaaaaaagttaacaggTGCAAAATGAAGTAAGTATAAATGATCTTCATGTAGGGGAAGCTACTCTTTATCAGTTCACCTAAATCCTTCTTGTATTTTAGTGATAGCCAATGACTAGACTAGCATTTATGCATATCTGTATATATCCATtcacgcatacatatacacacatacacacacacacgggtcatcttttttttttaagatttatttacttattatatacaagtacactgtagttgtcttcatacactccagaagagggcatcagatctcattacgggttgtgagccaccatgtggttgctgggatttgaactcaggaccttcggaagagcagtcagtgctcttaactgctgagtcatctctccagcccatgggtCATCTTTTAAGGCCACAACAGGATCATCCTCTGACAAAtcaggttttcttctttctctatttggTGATCTTACCACATTGATAACAGCTTTGTGATATTCACAGTTATGATGTTGCATAATTTATTAATTCCTTTCTGACTAACATTTAAATTTTGTCCCCCTTTTATGGTTGCAAGTAGAAGGCATATAGAATAACCAAATGCTCTAAATAgtctatatttgaaaaaaaaacataaaaccgccaccactacccggcctaccataaaacatttttaagcatTAAAAAAAGTCTCACTTACTTTGGATTGGAAATAAATGCTTCCAGATAGTTCTGTTTGATATGGCCCATTTTACTGCCACCGCCATGATCCTTAGCAAGTTATTTGGAAAAAGGTATTGTGAAGAGAAACTGCCTCTAAAACCTGTCGCTAGGCACACAGATTTTAGTTCCtgcttaagagagaaagaaaatcagctACAAAGGTAAAGTTAAATACTACATCAAGATAGGAGCCATTAGCTAGTGCTCATCATTTGAAAACAAGACTTTTAAACTTGGCCATTCCAATTTAACAACAGGACAAAGTCACTGACATCAAAATATGAGAAATCGAGCAACTGTGTCCACTATCATTTCTCGTAAGTGCAACTTTCTCAGGACTTCACAGTGTGCTTCACTGAGTGCTCAGCAAATACGGAATTACTTAGAAAGTCATTCACACATAATACACACTGCAAACTCTTCCTCAAACGCTGGTGTGTCTACATTCTAACTCCCAAGTCCCACCCATAGGACCCTATCACTTGCAGTAATACTGTTTCTGATGAAATGAAATATTCAACATGACCTAGCCATCAAAAACTTAAGAGGAACCCATCGATGTCACCATTTTCTGTCACAAAACATTTATTTCGTATTTATTTCAAATCATGAAATTTTAATAGGACTTGCTTCCAAAGATTTTGGAGTTGCTCACCTATAAACTGGTAGATCTGAGGCAAGTCATTAACTAAACGACCTTTAAATTCTTCAGTGGTAAACTTTTGAGAAGCAACCACAATTTTCatgagatgttgtaaataaacgATATATAACTACTGTGCCCCTATTCTCTATTGGTCTCAATGACCCTCAGTAGGCATGATAGGGGTCAGGCCAG is drawn from Mastomys coucha isolate ucsf_1 unplaced genomic scaffold, UCSF_Mcou_1 pScaffold4, whole genome shotgun sequence and contains these coding sequences:
- the Mrpl42 gene encoding 39S ribosomal protein L42, mitochondrial, producing the protein MAVAVKWAISNRTIWKHLFPIQNGALSSTCHKSTYSFLPNDYNCKVDLALTSDGRTIVCYHPSVDIPYEHTKPIPQPDLLRNEETHEQILRTKLEGKRKPLEQGPMIEQLSKVFFTTKHRWYPHGQYHTRRKKLNPPKDR